The following is a genomic window from Aphis gossypii isolate Hap1 chromosome X, ASM2018417v2, whole genome shotgun sequence.
atactaaattttgagttaaataagttaataaaataatacggtataattataatttattataaataccacaTTTTCACTacgatattatttcttatcatttttttttataattttattaagaagCGTACTGTCTCCACTCTGAATGGTTTTTCATAcacaatgatttaaatatgtaaatatttaactaaaaattatagcaaatattacattaacttACAAAATGACGAGATTCTACTGGACAACTACAGTAGTGAAGAGCAGGTAggaagctattttttttttttttttgtttaatttttttgaaaggaGTTTAAAAggtatgaattaatataaaggAAAACAAGACAGCAgtcgattaataaatatacaagctATTGCAGTCGAAGAATgtacaatgtttattatacacgACAAAAATccgtaatgaataatattacaatataatagaacAAAGTTCGGTTTCTTCGacaattttttccattttaattaaacactaAGCTACATTTAAGGTTATAAGGCcagaacaattttaaatatacctacttaaactaCGTCGCAATACTACTAGTGATAcactgacattttttttcattatagtaCTAGCTAAAAGTTGTTGAGTGCAGTcctaaaaatcttttttagattttactacAGTCGTggtatattgttatagaattaaaaacataatagatgtatacttttatacgacaacagttataataaaaattaaatgtcttCTCATTGTAGTGTTTccgacgtattattatataataatattacagtacaataacgatagtatataataaataataacgtataatagtattataggcatatattatataataagcaataatatttaatttaaattattaatatattataattcaaaatgataaaataactatatctaCTATAAGGCATTACTTGTTTCtattacaatactataatgtattgcAGTAGCAGTAGTAACCTTTTTGAATCGATTAAACGTTTAGATTACGCGTGTAACGTAACACAttagtatatacatacttaaaaaatattcaaaactactaactaaatttaatccaaatacaaaataacgcTCGAATATCGCTACGAGTCCCCGTGTACGTACAAATAACATTGATTGTTGTTAGTTTATTTCGGAATTTATGGCTAGAGGCAGCActtaggtacaaaaaaaaaacaaaaacgccATATAAAATctcttaaaacaaaaatataaaaatattatatggtaccactaatttaaatgtttcataTGTGTTTAGAAGCTTAATTtttggtatatataaaatatacccaacttaataataactataattaattagcaTGTATGCCATACAGAGGCATGTCTTAAACATGAAACACTCTTATGgcatgattaaaattaagtagatTTATCAACATCATAGCTAAGACTTAGCCAACACCACCGCGTAAGCAGTATAACAATGTTGGAAAGTCTTAAACTGAcaataaggaaaaaattaataaaaactttaaaaaaaacataactatCTATAacctatagtaaatttatcaaatactaaAACTAATAAGTCCCACGTAGTAGTACATTAAGTACTATATACTAGTACTTTGTGACGTTATAGCTTAGGTAAACCAGTGTCGATTCATCTTAACCGAactttatacataaaagtaatattaaggTTATTCTGTACACAGATCACAGATGCAACTTCAGTTTTAATgaacgtttttaataaaataaaaataactagatTTCAAGTACAATGACAGTCATCTGCCTACTAGTAGAAATTGatgaattaacaaataaacaacGAAATCTGTAGAAGAAAAGGTCAAGAACGGGTTAGTCCCGAGAAATGTCGTCTGATCGTTTAGATGTTAAGTCCCATTATTAGGAAATTATGCCCGGAGGTAGAGAAATGTGATTGGTTGAGATTTAAAACAGACAACTTGagggatattatatttttttttttaaggaaattGTAGTATTGTGTTAAAGATGTGAGGGgtagaatataatttcagggatttaacttaattaacatACCAATGATCTGAAACATAATTACCATTTAAACTGGGAACCATTAATGTCATAATTTatccttaataattattaataaccacaaatacaatagtaatagttaatataggtacaatatatgcCCTAATACTATAATCACCATCatgattttgacatttttataattaatttattctaatctATCGATCCTAAAACTTAATAAGATGTTTCGTttcttataaactatattaattctaAACCTTTAACATAGAATTACATATTCTAAAccttaacataaaattacaaattccaATCCTTAAACATAAAACTACAAACTACCGATACAACTGTAATGTGGTGGTGTACGCGGCATTTGTCGAGGCAGTGACAAGACGTCCATGACGGATTGTTAGTGGCGATGGCGGGGGCGATGTGGGCTACGTTTCATATTATAGCCggtgtataaaactataattattgagaTATCTGTTTGATCTATTTGTCGGTAGCCGTGGCGGACTGTGCTTCTTCGCGCTGCTGTTGTTCTTTGGCCAGTCTGCGCAAGGCCCGAGCCCGAATGCCCAACATGTTGTTCATTACTGTCCGGGCCATCATCGACTCGGATATGCTCTCAGCGAGTTCGATGGCTTTCACCTGAAAGTTAGAACGACagcatactttaaaattatatattatttaaatagtcgCAGTATGTGTATTTATGTGTGTTTAGAACTAGTCTCCGATTCTGCAATTTTACATAATCCTTCACACACATCTGCGGAGGATTAGTCAATAACCTATTATATCTACATCGTTTTTGGTGTAAACGCTCTAATCCTCCTTTTTCACACACGTCTCCACCTCACCTCACAAAACACTCTTATGTGAGTTTACACGatacatacacattataataacaatatctattttaattaaaagagtTGTAGCTTACCATCAGTGTGTGCGGAAAGTAACCAGTGGTGACCGGTTCCAGTCCAGTAGTCTGGAGCGCTGACTTGACGAAAGTGTCCGGCGACGGAACCAGCCACGATGTACGCGCGATCTTGCTCATCTTAGTCGCTACGTAACCGGGCATCACGCATTGCACTGTGATGTTTGTGCCGTGTTTGCCTTTACCGCCGTATTCGGTGTTGAGTTCGCGACTAAATTTTTCGACGAATTTCTGCGACAACCAAAGTCGagagttaattaatataactaataatattataataatatcatgtgcGAATATTGTCGTATGCGAAATATTCAGTGCGTATATAAGTTACGTGTTTGATATGACTACGTATATAATGTCGCACCTATATCCACACACGGTCAAACCTCGTTGGGTGTGTCCCCCACTAACAaatgaacattattaaaaagctTTATTCTGGTcgcgtttaatatatattaagcaaAACCTATACACCGGTCGATAAAAGCACATAATTATACCTACgacaatactatatattataatgatattatatataatatacgacataAAATAagacttatattattaccttggTGGCCCCGTACATCGTCAACAGAGGGCACGGGATCCGGGAAGCGGTGCTTCCGATGTTTATGACGCACCCGCGCTTCCGGTCGGCCATGCCGGGCATCACGAGCCGGCACATGTTGACCATGGAAGTGATGTTGCACCGGACCATGTCGTCGAACAGCTGAGGTCCCCATCCGGCGGACGCTGCGGCCTTGCCACCGTCTGCGTCTCCGCACCGGTCTTCGGCGGCTTTCAGGAAGTACTCGGGGTGCGGGTACGACAGCCCGACGTTGTTGACCAGCACGCCCACCTCGAGCCCGTGAAGCTCGCGGCCGACGTGACTGTAGACCGCGGAAGTGTCCGGGTCGGTGAAGTCGGCCCGGACGCACTTGACGCGGCGACTCGGGTACTGGGCGCGGATCTCGTCGGCGGTCGCGTCCAGTTTGGCCTGAGTCCGGCTGACGAGCACGACGTCCATGCCGCGGCCCGCCAGTTGCCGGGCGTACGCCTTGCCTAGCCCGTCCGTGGCGCCTGTCACAACTTTAAACAGAACGCGGCGTGCGAACGCACATTTTACACATATAAGTCGATCGTCTAAGGATTACTAGGCTGCCATTTCTGCATTATGTTTGACGCAAGCCCGTCCCGGAGGACGTGTTCGACACGCAAtaaagagaaaataaaaatacataactgaaataataacGGCACacggtacaaaaatattatgtcatctgtagaaaaaatatttatatgatttaaaaaaaatatatatatatatatgtatttgctTAAGGactaataacgtaatattgaGGATCTTCAATGTGATgctttttttcataaacgaTATTTTGTAGGAAGGGAACAATACTTggggaaaaaaacaattgaaaaaaaaaacctacccGATACGATATTGAGTGGTACTGTAGTGTAATACACGCATACAATATGAATCGACATATACCTACGGAATATAAGGGATGATGTTTGTGcggtatactataatacgcTAATCGTGTAACAGCTAATTGAGCTCCAACCCCACTGTAACGCGGACGGTCGCCAATCGCAGTATTCCGCGACAGTTGGGGCCGGCGGTAATGTACTTTTTTAAGAACTtatgttatcacttatcaataaaagaaaaatatacaccTGCTATATTGTTCTGCcatattttatcgacactaCAGGCTTAATGTCTCGTTGTTTAAAAACGCGTAGTCAGCGACTTCTGACTCACGATGGCATTGCCTCAGAACAGTGCGTCGTCGTCCATATTCATCATTGGCTGTTTAATAAACCTAATAAAGCTAATACCcatcgtttttattaaataccgtaaacaataaataacattattattataatgtcaacCTAATATACTTTGTGACTACTGCAAGTGCTGGAAATTGAAACTGAAACGTTACGCATTGGAAATACgcaaaataaaacgaaataaaaactaatcaaaaagattaaataatattctaaaaacattctgtaaattaattttttataatttttttacgaagGTTGATCGCCAAAAGTCTACGACGATGACGTCCGGACCGAAGCATCGCCGATCAGTCATAATCGCCGACAAAAGACCACTCGTcactaaaacttattattatatatcgacGCACCTTAGCCAAATGCTACAAtggtcaatataataataaaatagaaccaaatttaaaacgatattcTAATCTACACTATTCCCATTTCGGCCGCATTAACAGACTTTACAGTCTACAATTTAaaccaattgtttttttaattttttttttttttttttttgtggttaaATAGTAAACGGCCgtaaatgtaatgtaataaagGCATTTTAGATACTGCACTTAATGTAATGTACTTTAGGCCTAATGATGTGCGTAAAAACgaatacgtaaatatataaatacgtattcgTATTTTCGACAAACACCACATTTTTGGTACTTGACTATTCTATACCGCGaactcttaaaattaattatcggCATTCTACCATATAAACCAACGTAATGGTGAAActtaatacaagtatataaaaaaataatcctatagatataacataatatgctgCTTAGTCGATgtgtttttcgatttttttttaaccatcaTCAAATATcccatagttattttaattaattatttttataaatattactttaaacttTGAGTACTtcctataatagtaataattattattattaaattggtttaaacgaagattattattttagttatttaataaattatttttaaaatatacctacatttttagtttgttataaattaattttcttatcaacaattcacaataatttgatattttcaggtataatttttcttttttttcttttttttttttttttttttgtaaccgACTTCGCAGCTacagtacaatttttattttagcgtgtaacttataattaattgtccttttgaatttttattatacagctTACTCGTCGCACAGAGTCCCAAAATTGGAACCTAAGTGCGCCccactaatttaatatttcgacACATTGCCACCATTTCGAAGAATAAACTCCGAATCCGTGGTTTTAAACACTATgctaattataactaattaacaaCTATTCTAATtacgtttgttttttttttttttttgtaacctaacaaataaatcttaaattcaATGGAATCGAACTGATGATAAATAGTACGTACACGGGTATGATAATACTTCGGTTAGACTCGAGCAAGAAACAAAAAGAGTTTccgtacataaaaaaaatttaaaaaatcaaaaataaggcTAAATCTaacttacattattttcttaaaattaaaatacacattgtCTAATAGTTACAGTTTTCGTAGAAACATCACCGTTGGCTACTGTTTGTCGGATTGTTGTTCGACGTCTTCAGATGATGACAGTTTAAGTTTTTGCGCGTTCAATGGCGAATTGCTCTTATCGCGGGACCGCTGTCGCTTCGTCGCCGGTCTCCTTGCGAGGCCGCCACCGCCGACAGCGGTGGTTGCTAACACACCGCTGTTTGACATTAATTCGTtgtcgtcggcggcggcggcagcggaGGTTACAGTGATAGTGTTAGCTGTAGCGGTTGTTTGCGCAGTTCGGTTGTCAACAACACGAGTGTCGACGGTTTGGTCGGATATCGGCGACTGTTCGGAAAGTTCTAGTAACGCGAGTGCAGTCTGTGAAAAATTAGCAGTACCACCGTCGTCGTTCGACGTCGGCAGCAGGGTCGACCTAAGCGCTTCTGGCGGTGACGGTGGCGCTGACAAATCAGATCGCTCCGCAATTGTTTCGGTTGTTACTACCGCTATAGCGGTGCTCGCGGTAATGTCGGTACTTGTGGAGGGAGGTGAACAAGGCAGCTGCGATGTCGGTAGCGACGGC
Proteins encoded in this region:
- the LOC114119179 gene encoding very-long-chain 3-oxoacyl-CoA reductase isoform X1 encodes the protein MQTHCIQHDIIEAAAAAARHVAGTMSSTTAGQSTSASAGVSTNSVLEKLGLLLVALVVLRLTRAAMKFAYRHVLGPSALCRGTVDFVKCGKWAVVTGATDGLGKAYARQLAGRGMDVVLVSRTQAKLDATADEIRAQYPSRRVKCVRADFTDPDTSAVYSHVGRELHGLEVGVLVNNVGLSYPHPEYFLKAAEDRCGDADGGKAAASAGWGPQLFDDMVRCNITSMVNMCRLVMPGMADRKRGCVINIGSTASRIPCPLLTMYGATKKFVEKFSRELNTEYGGKGKHGTNITVQCVMPGYVATKMSKIARTSWLVPSPDTFVKSALQTTGLEPVTTGYFPHTLMVKAIELAESISESMMARTVMNNMLGIRARALRRLAKEQQQREEAQSATATDK
- the LOC114119179 gene encoding very-long-chain 3-oxoacyl-CoA reductase isoform X2 yields the protein MSSTTAGQSTSASAGVSTNSVLEKLGLLLVALVVLRLTRAAMKFAYRHVLGPSALCRGTVDFVKCGKWAVVTGATDGLGKAYARQLAGRGMDVVLVSRTQAKLDATADEIRAQYPSRRVKCVRADFTDPDTSAVYSHVGRELHGLEVGVLVNNVGLSYPHPEYFLKAAEDRCGDADGGKAAASAGWGPQLFDDMVRCNITSMVNMCRLVMPGMADRKRGCVINIGSTASRIPCPLLTMYGATKKFVEKFSRELNTEYGGKGKHGTNITVQCVMPGYVATKMSKIARTSWLVPSPDTFVKSALQTTGLEPVTTGYFPHTLMVKAIELAESISESMMARTVMNNMLGIRARALRRLAKEQQQREEAQSATATDK